In Mytilus edulis chromosome 13, xbMytEdul2.2, whole genome shotgun sequence, a single window of DNA contains:
- the LOC139501783 gene encoding rootletin-like isoform X14: MAFEDRDQRLERVIQIFNTALSSPTQPDKRLEDSVLKEVDDYTIRGEDSNPSKIPARIREIITKNLSPDDIDIPSNRMSTPNTGQLTEENRILAAELNRVEDLLAASRAERDELGIKYNALSDKLEQNLKGEGDYGETPSKNLVQQNIELRRKLEEEHQSYKRKLQAYQDGQQRQAQLVQKLQAKITERRPQLLQYKKKCTDYESKIHSQSISQLQSQQDSYHKGLDSESRLRQEAENNMDHESALIKLEEEQQRSASLAHVNSMLREQLDQATAANQSLTNDIHKLTNDWQRAREELEGKEAEWREEEQSFNEYFSNEHGRLLSLWREVVAFRRSFGELKTATERDMSHLRSDVTKASRSMHSACLNLSANQRSSDTQLSVLLDREKQERMSLENQLRDKNREIGELQSRYDTHSAELNSKYVYEKISVENQTRVNELTMLNEKLKIQAEEHNKTISNLQRNINNLETRLGEQRSYDLPETESSRQYREETDVIHEALRNIAEAVINDADELDAEGGRRSVSPSRNRSMSPTARARSPILRNRSKSPMARSRSPAFADATFSAVQAALNKRQLQVSELRAKLIASKDHNGQMRKNLDDVENERRRLEMQIINLKEDLDLSKRDKDDTSRERDRLRNSLNLTGNEKSQLEKVRYEMNEQVEGLQMENEKLQAANTELQRQRDNIEEDKEDVTKDKERQLKENDRCHRVIDQLEHKVSSIKEELVGTKEALNRALLDKEVLEQQKAEVSDALTKSEVQKSDLELEINRAKTEEAGLRDALHKMQQLNEGLGQDKIELNKMIIMLENEKASLQGEKSMLEQERCGIREELVRVEQEKMDLDTEKMGLNQTLELSEMTRQQLEEEITAIHREKGETTEQLNCVARHKQALAEELVSVRKEMERVNTNLKRIAIEKERLTQEKGELIVQVTDTERENRHQSEVISTLKADKDALESALYEVQEQARQLEVRKEQLEGENQELIIRKENLQSEINRLCKEKDADNEKFDFQREDLNRRLAQLERDMQMAITQEKQAHEDDVDRLSRERDNQRAEFESQREEMITQYNMEKEESNNKFDRMREELMEELAALQRDRDNSLMMAENDKQQTMSLLEQEKSTLGEKNNNLTMDLANANVEYERLKRDYYAKQEQDRTTINGLGSELKNFRSQFDETCMNHEKECKDLTNNIRELERQREGALREVAELKTQLKLVEENRDNIRRDLIEANRKIREGEETRDLMRKDIVELKRNINDEVREKDTISKTADELRNTVKRNEADKIELNRALQDNKQRCAVLDEQKANVQKEAGDLRASLREVEKARLEARRELQELRRQVKQLDGERNKLGKEVGDLQNRVARDEEKEEESRRTSFDLKQKVVETEASREALRKELANTQRKMGEVIEESRMKEKDYQMALEDSRRIERKMEDQRRNLEIQLENTGAENEELKLRLSGAEGRVNALEATLARLEGAKRDIEFKLSSIVSSLRRTIGFRQEMPRARSPVRSRSTSPRRSRPNSPAKGFENTYATTTEGRGSPIPRTGSPDRAGSPIRVSSRGVSPSRFEMAAVDVDPEAVRMALRDFVQQLANAERERDDALANTKSMGIQLQELEDEKGRVERRLEQLQKSLGDVEEDKRGIDGRLASAQTALMLQEETIRRNERERKIMQDKMNALERSLTSAETEKRQQLEKISKMKANEGRLDDDKRNLRQGLEDAENRCTKLELARRSLEGDLQRFKLLMNDKETENLVLTDRVETLNKQIQNLDSKAQSLQLTVDRLSLTLAKTEEDGIQQKDKVQSLNMSLSDNNAALNELQERIQQLQRALTSSEHDRRVLQERLDSTRQALNDAKKQNYDLLERVQTLQNDCSESEVRRAEVEGQLRQNHGVLVKRTETEQELNQIVQKLTQDKQNMQDHISNISRNLSTVETQKTEMERTYIRLEKDKSALRKTLDKVEREKLKTEEIANTSLMEKGSLDRSLARLDEDNCDLNKQVQQLQAQLAEAEQQHAQRLIDVTTRHRAETEMETERLRTAQMQAERMLETRERSNRTKIKGLEETVATLKDQLSTEMKKRQLYISRSARTGDEIRDIRSILDSSLSNVTRDQSLDPLIMETETRKLDESLEFRGSYRSQPRRRTSPNRTPMKYSDRLTSTPAMRRTQSPIALRKKLLK, from the exons CTTGAACAGAACTTGAAGGGAGAAGGCGACTACGGTGAAACACCATCTAAAAATCTTGTCCAGCAGAACATCGAGTTACGGAGGAAACTAGAGGAGGAACATCAAAGTTATAAACGTAAACTCCAGGCATACCAAGACGGACAACAGAGACAAGCTCAACTTGTACAGAAACTTCAAGCCAAG ATTACTGAGCGTCGACCACAG CTTTTACAATACAAGAAAAAATGTACTGATTATGAATCAAAGATACACTCACAGTCAATTTCGCAG TTACAATCTCAACAAGACTCCTATCATAAGGGTTTAGACAGTGAAAGTCGCCTCCGTCAGGAAGCAGAAAACAACATGGATCACGAATCAGCTTTGATCAAGTTAGAAGAGGAACAGCAGAG GAGTGCCAGCTTGGCCCATGTAAATTCTATGCTCAGAGAGCAGCTGGATCAAGCAACGGCAGCCAACCAGTCCCTCACTAATGATATCCACAAGCTGACCAACGATTGGCAGAGAGCTAGGGAAGAACTAGAAGGCAAGGAAGCAGAATGGAGAGAGGAGGAACAG TCATTTAATGAATACTTCAGCAATGAGCATGGACGCCTCCTCTCATTGTGGCGGGAAGTTGTAGCTTTCCGTCGCAGTTTCGGTGAGTTGAAGACAGCAACAGAACGTGACATGTCTCATCTTCGTTCTGATGTCACCAAGGCATCAAGGAGCATGCACTCTGCCTGTCTCAACCTGAGTGCCAACCAGAGAAGCTCAGATACACAACTTTCGGTTCTGCTGGATCGGGAAAAACAGGAAAGAATGTCTCTTGAGAACCAACTTAGAGATAAGAACAGGGAGATAGGAGAACTTCAGTCTCGCTATGATACTCATAGTGCTGAACTCAACTCCAA ATATGTTTATGAAAAGATTTCTGTAGAAAATCAGACACG GGTCAATGAGTTGACAATGTTGAATGAGAAATTGAAGATTCAGGCTGAAGAACATAACAAAACCATCAGCAATCTTCAACGTAACATCAACAACTTGGAGACACGTCTTGGTGAACAGCGCAGTTATGATCTTCCCGAAACTGAATCTTCCCGTCAGTACCGTGAAGAAACAGATGTCATTCATGAGGCTCTTAGAAACATTGCTGAAGCTGTTATCAATGACGCTGATGAACTTGATGCTGAAGGAGGAAGACGATCAGTATCACCTTCAAGAAATAGGTCAATGTCACCAACTGCCAGGGCAAGGTCACCAATTCTAAGAAACAGATCCAAATCTCCCATGGCTAGGTCAAGGTCTCCTGCCTTTGCCGATGCTACTTTCTCCGCTGTCCAAGCAGCCTTAAACAAACGTCAACTCCAGGTATCAGAACTGAGAGCTAAGTTGATAGCCAGTAAGGATCATAATGGACAGATGAGAAAGAACCTGGATGATGTGGAAAATGAGAGACGTAGACTGGAAATGCAGATTATCAACCTGAAAGAGGATCTGGACTTATC GAAAAGAGACAAAGATGATACCTCTAGAGAGAGAGACAGGCTCAGGAATTCTCTAAACTTAACAGGAAATGAGAAGTCACAGCTAGAGAAAGTTCGTTATGAAATGAACGAACAAGTAGAAGGGCTTCAGATGGAGAACGAAAAACTCCAGGCTGCCAACACGGAACTACAGAGACAGAGGGACAACATTGAGGAGGACAAAGAGGACGTTACTAAAGACAAGGAGAGGCAACTTAAGGAGAATGATAGATG TCACAGAGTCATTGACCAGTTAGAACACAAAGTCAGCAGTATTAAGGAGGAGCTTGTTGGAACTAAAGAGGCTCTCAACAGGGCACTTTTGGACAAGGAGGTTCTTGAACAACAGAAGGCTGAAGTCA GTGATGCATTAACTAAATCTGAAGTTCAGAAGTCTGACCTTGAACTTGAAATAAACAGAGCCAAGACAGAAGAGGCTGGTCTTAGAGACGCCTTACACAAGATGCAACAACTGAATGAAGGTCTAGGTCAGGACAAGATTGAACTTAACAAGATGATTATTATG CTAGAGAATGAGAAGGCCTCACTACAGGGAGAGAAATCCATGTTAGAACAGGAGAGATGTGGAATCAGAGAAGAATTGGTCCGTGTAGAGCAGGAGAAGATGGATCTTGATACAGAGAAAATGG GACTGAACCAGACATTAGAACTGAGTGAGATGACAAGACAACAATTAGAAGAAGAAATCACTGCTATACATAGAGAAAAAGGAGAAACTACAGAACAACTCAACTGT GTTGCAAGACATAAACAAGCATTGGCTGAAGAATTGGTGTCTGTCAGGAAAGAAATGGAGAGGGTTAATACCAACCTCAAACGTATTGCTATTGAGAAGGAGAGACTCACACAAGAGAAGGGTGAACTGATTGTTCAGGTCACTGACACTGAGAGGGAAAATCGTCACCAGAGTGAAGTTATCTCCACTTTAAAGGCAGATAAGGATGCCCTTGAAAGTGCCCTTTATGAAGTCCAGGAACAAGCTCGCCAATTGGAGGTCCGCAAGGAACAGTTGGAGGGAGAAAACCAAGAGTTGATCATCAGGAAAGAAAACCTACAAT CTGAAATCAACCGTCTTTGTAAGGAGAAGGATGCTGACAATGAGAAGTTTGACTTCCAGAGAGAGGACCTGAACCGTCGTCTGGCTCAACTGGAGCGTGACATGCAGATGGCAATCACACAGGAGAAACAGGCTCATGAAGATGATGTTGATCGTCTCAGCAGAGAAAGA GATAACCAGAGAGCTGAGTTTGAGTCTCAGAGAGAAGAGATGATCACACAGTATAACATGGAGAAAGAAGAGTCTAACAATAAGTTTGATAGAATGAGAGAGGAACTCATGGAGGAACTTGCTGCTTTACAGAGAGACAGGGATAACTCTCTTATGATGGCtgaaaatgacaaacaacag aCAATGTCATTATTGGAACAAGAGAAGAGTACTCTTGGAGAGAAGAATAACAATCTGACCATGGATCTGGCCAATGCTAATGTGGAGTATGAGAGACTAAAACGGGATTACTATGCCAAACAAGAACAAGATAGGACTACCATTAACGGTCTCGGCAGTGAATTGAAGAATTTCCGTAGCCAGTTTGATGAAACTTG CATGAACCATGAAAAGGAATGCAAGGATCTAACAAACAATATTAGAGAGCTGGAAAGACAGAGAGAAGGAGCACTTAGAGAGGTGGCTGAACTCAAAACTCAACTCAAACTTGTCGAGGAGAATCGTGACAATATTCGTAGAGATCTTATCGAGGCTAATCGTAAAATCAGAGAGGGAGAAGAAACTAGAGATCTCATGAGAAAAGACATTGTTGAACTTAAACGCAATATAAACGATGAAGTGAGAGAGAAGGACACCATTAGTAAGACAGCTGACGAACTCAGAAATACAGTGAAGAGGAACGAGGCTGACAAGATTGAACTGAACAGAGCATTACAGGACAATAAACAAAGATGTGCAG TATTGGATGAGCAGAAGGCGAATGTTCAGAAAGAGGCAGGTGACTTAAGAGCCAGTCTACGTGAAGTTGAGAAAGCTCGTCTTGAGGCACGTCGTGAGTTGCAAGAGCTACGTCGTCAAGTGAAACAATTAGACGGAGAGAGGAACAAGCTAGGAAAGGAAGTGGGAGACCTGCAGAACAGGGTGGCTAGGGATGAAGAAAAAGAGGAAGAGTCCAGGAGAACTTCATTCGATCTCAAACAAAAG GTGGTTGAGACAGAAGCCAGCCGTGAAGCCCTCAGAAAGGAACTTGCAAACACCCAGCGTAAGATGGGTGAAGTTATTGAGGAGAGCAGAATGAAAGAGAAAGATTACCAGATGGCACTTGAAGACAGCCGCAGAATTGAAAGGAAAATGGAGGACCAAAGGCGTAACTTGGAAATCCAACTTGAAAATACAGGTGCTGAGAATGAAGAATTGAAATTGAGGTTGAGTGGAGCCGAAGGACGAGTCAATGCCCTTGAAGCAACCCTTGCCAGACTAGAGGGTGCTAAACGTGACATCGAATTCAAACTTAGTAGCATTGTGTCAAGTTTGAGAAGGACCATTGGATTCAGACAAGAAATGCCAAGAGCCCGCAGTCCAGTTAGGTCCCGATCCACCAGCCCAAGGCGGTCCAGACCAAACTCTCCAGCTAAAG GATTTGAGAATACATATGCCACCACTACTGAAGGTAGAGGTAGTCCTATTCCAAGAACTGGGTCACCTGATAGAGCAGGAAGTCCAATCAGAGTGTCATCACGTGGAGTGTCACCTTCCAGATTTGAAATGGCAGCTGTTGATGTAGACCCAGAGGCTGTCAGAATGGCTCTCCGTGACTTTGTACAACAGTTGGCAAATGCTGAGAGAGAAAGG GATGATGCTCTCGCCAACACAAAGAGTATGGGAATACAACTTCAGGAATTAGAAGATGAGAAGGGCAGAGTAGAGAGACGTTTAGAACAATTACAGAAATCTCTTGGAGATGTAGAGGAAG ACAAACGTGGTATTGATGGACGTCTTGCAAGTGCCCAGACCGCCTTGATGCTCCAAGAGGAGACAATTCGTCGCAATGAAAGGGAACGCAAGATTATGCAAGATAAAATGAATGCTTTAGAGCGCAGCCTGACCTCTGCAGAGACAGAGAAACGCCAACAGTTGGAGAAGATAAGTAAGATGAAGGCTAACGAGGGCAGACTGGATGATGATAAACGTAACTTAAGACAGGGTCTTGAAGATGCTGAGAACAGATGTACTAAACTAGAACTAGCTCGTAGATCTCTAGAGGGTGACTTACAGAGGTTCAAACTGTTGATGAACGATAAAGAAACAGAAAATCTG gTCCTGACAGACAGAGTAGAAACTCTGAACAAACAGATACAAAACCTTGACAGCAAAGCCCAGTCCTTACAGTTAACTGTAGACAGATTGTCTCTTACCTTGGCTAAAACTGAAGAGGATGGTATTCAACAGAAAGACAAG GTACAGTCATTGAACATGTCCTTATCAGACAACAATGCTGCCCTTAATGAGTTACAGGAACGTATCCAACAGTTACAGAGGGCACTCACCAGCAGTGAACATGATCGTAGGGTACTGCAAGAAAGATTAGATTCCACTAG ACAAGCTTTGAATGATGCCAAGAAACAAAATTACGACCTCCTAGAACGTGTACAGACATTACAGAATGACTGTTCTGAAAGTGAAGTCAGAAGGGCAGAGGTTGAAGGTCAACTCCGTCAGAATCATGGT GTGCttgttaagagaacagaaactgaACAAGAACTGAACCAGATTGTACAGAAACTAACCCAGGATAAACAGAACATGCAGGACCATATCTCAAATATATCTCGTAATCTGTCCACTGTTGAGACACAGAAAACAGAGATGGAGAGAACATACATCAGACTGGAGAAAGATAAATCTGCTCTCAGGAAAACTTTAGATAAG GTTGAACGTGAAAAACTGAAGACAGAAGAGATCGCTAACACTTCACTGATGGAAAAGGGATCCTTAGATAGATCATTGGCTCGTCTGGACGAAGATAACTGTGATCTCAATAAACAAGTACAACAGCTCCAGGCACAGTTAGCAGAGGCTGAGCAACAACATGCTCAGAG GTTGATTGATGTAACCACAAGACATAGAGCTGAAACAGAGATGGAGACAGAGAGACTCCGAACTGCTCAGATGCAAGCTGAAAGAATGCTTGAAACAAGAGAGAGATCAAATAGAACTAAAATCAAGGGTCTTGAAGAAACA GTTGCCACATTGAAAGACCAACTGTCAACTGAAATGAAGAAACGTCAGCTTTATATTTCCCGTAGTGCCCGTACCGGTGATGAAATCCGTGATATCCGATCCATACTGGACTCTTCATTATCAAACGTAACAAGGGACCAGTCTCTTGATCCGCTCATCATGGAGACAGAAACCAGGAAACTAGACGAATCCTTGGAATTCCGTGGAAGTTACAGATCACAACCAAGACGAAGAACAAGTCCAAATCGTACACCAATGAAATATTCTGATAGGTTGACATCAACACCTGCAATGCGTCGAACCCAGAGCCCCATAGCACTGCGtaaaaaactattgaaataa